The following proteins are co-located in the Callithrix jacchus isolate 240 chromosome 10, calJac240_pri, whole genome shotgun sequence genome:
- the TMEM179B gene encoding transmembrane protein 179B yields the protein MALPWLQRFELVLFAAAFLCGAVAAAALTRTQGSFSGRCPLYGVAVLNGSSLALSRPSAPSLCYFVAGASGLLALYCLLLLLFWVYSSCIEDSHRGPIGLRIALVISAIAIFLVLVSACILRFGTRSFCSSIISLNTTISCSEAQKIPWTPPGTAVQFYFNLHNAETSSWVNLVLWCLVLVLQVVQWKSEATPCRPLERGDPEWSSETSALFGPRLSHF from the exons ATGGCGCTGCCCTGGCTGCAGCGCTTCGAGCTCGTGCTCTTTGCCGCGGCCTTCCTGTGCGGGGCCGTGGCGGCCGCGGCGCTGACTCGGACCCAG GGTTCCTTCAGCGGTAGATGTCCCCTGTATGGTGTGGCCGTCCTGAATGGCTCCTCCCTGGCCTTATCCCGTCCCTCGGCCCCATCCCTCTGCTACTTTGTAGCTGGGGCCTCTGGCCTTTTGGCCCTCTACTGCCTCCTGCTTCTGCTCTTCTGGGTCTACAGCAGCTGCATCGAGGACTCCCACAG AGGTCCTATAGGGCTGCGCATTGCACTGGTCATCTCAGCAATAGCCATCTTCCTGGTCTTGGTGTCTGCCTGTATCCTTCGATTTGGCACCAGGTCTTTCTGCAGCTCCATCATCTCCCTGAACACTACAATTAG CTGTTCTGAAGCCCAGAAAATTCCATGGACACCCCCTGGAACTGCTGTGCAGTTTTACTTCAACCTACACAATGCTGAA ACCTCTTCGTGGGTGAATTTGGTATTGTGGTGTTTGGTCTTGGTGCTCCAGGTCGTGCAGTGGAAGTCTGAAGCCACCCCATGCCGGCCTCTGGAGAGGGGTGACCCTGAGTGGAGTTCTGAGACAAGTGCTCTCTTTGGGCCACGCCTTTCCCATTTCTGA
- the TMEM223 gene encoding transmembrane protein 223, with the protein MAALRSRWFTGLLAALRTLPTRRLLQAATLQQDVLLFEHERGRFFTILGLFCAGQGVFWASLAVATVSRPLVSVQPQDEEVPSHGRDLRSALWRYGLAVGCGTIGALVLGAGLLFSLRSVRSVVLRAGGQQVTLTTHAPFGLWANFTVPLNQVSCMAHRDEVPAMLPLKVKGRRFYFLLDKAGRFPNTKLFDNTVGAYRSL; encoded by the exons ATGGCGGCTCTTAGGAGTCGGTGGTTCACGGGACTGCTAGCGGCATTGCGGACACTGCCCACGCGCCGGCTCCTGCAAGCCGCGACCTTGCAACAGGATGTGCTGCTCTTTGAGCACGAACGGGGCCGCTTCTTCACCATCCTTGGGCTGTTTTGCGCGGGCCAGGGCGTCTTCTGGGCCTCCCTGGCTGTGGCAACCGTGTCCCGGCCCCTTGTCTCGGTGCAGCCTCAGGATGAGGAGGTCCCAAGCCATGGCCGCGACCTGCGCTCCGCGCTTTGGCGCTACGGTCTGGCCGTCGGCTGCGGCACCATCG GAGCCCTGGTACTTGGTGCTggtcttctcttctctctccggTCTGTGCGCTCGGTGGTGCTCCGAGCTGGAGGGCAACAGGTGACCCTCACCACTCATGCCCCCTTTGGCTTGTGGGCCAATTTCACAGTTCCTTTGAACCAGGTATCTTGCATGGCGCACCGGGATGAAGTCCCGGCCATGCTACCTCTGAAAGTCAAAGGCCGGCGCTTCTATTTCCTCTTGGACAAAGCTGGACGCTTCCCTAACACTAAGCTCTTTGACAATACTGTGGGTGCCTACAGGAGCCTGTGA
- the NXF1 gene encoding nuclear RNA export factor 1 isoform X3, with product MSDAQDGPRVRYNPYTTRPNRRGDTWHDRDRIHVTVRRDRAPSERGGAGTSQDGTSKNWFKITIPYGKKYDKAWLLSMIQSKCSVPFTPIEFHYENTRAQFFVEDASTASALKAINYKILDRENRRISIIINSSAPPPTILNELKPEQVEQLKLIMSKRYDGSQQALDLKGLRSDPDLVAQNIDVVLNRRSCMAATLRIIEENIPELLSLNLSNNRLYRLDDMSSIVQKAPNLKILNLSGNELKSERELDKIKGLKLEELWLDGNSLCDTFRDQSTYISAIRERFPKLLRLDGHELPPPIAFDIEPPTTLPPCKGSYFGTENLKSLVLHFLQQYYAIYDSGDRQGLLDAYHDGACCSLSIPFIPQNPARSNLAEYFKDSRNVKKLKDPTLRFRLLKHTRLNVVAFLNELPKTQHDVNSFVVDISAQTSTLLCFSVNGVFKEVDGKSRDSLRAFTRTFIAVPATNSGLCIVNDELFVRNASSEEIQRAFAMPAPTPSSSPVPTLSPEQQEMLQAFSTQSGMNLEWSQKCLQDNNWDYTRSAQAFTHLKAKGEIPEVAFMK from the exons ATGAGTGATGCCCAAGATGGTCCCCGAGTACGATA CAACCCCTATACCACCCGGCCTAACCGTCGGGGCGATACGTGGCATGATCGAGATCGCATTCATGTTACCGTGCGGAGAGACAGAGCTCCTTCAGAGAGAGGAGGAGCTGGCACCAGCCAGGATGGGACCTCAAAGAACTGGTTCAAAATTACA ATTCCTTATGGCAAAAAGTATGACAAAGCATGGCTCCTGAGCATGATTCAGAGCAAGTGCAGTGTGCCCTTCACCCCTATTGAG TTTCACTATGAGAATACACGGGCCCAGTTCTTTGTTGAGGATGCCAGCACTGCCTCTGCATTGAAAGCTATCAACTATAAGATTTTGGATCGGGAGAATCGAAGG ATATCTATCATCATCAACTCCTCTGCTCCGCCCCCGACTATACTGAATGAACTGAAGCCAGAGCAAGTAGAACAGCTAAAG CTGATCATGAGCAAACGATATGATGGCTCCCAACAAGCCCTTGACCTCAAGGGCCTTCGTTCAGACCCAG ATTTGGTGGCCCAGAACATTGATGTTGTCCTGAATCGAAGAAGCTGTATGGCAGCTACCCTGAGAATCATTGAAGAGAACATCCCTGAG CTATTGTCCTTGAACTTGAGCAACAACAGGCTATACAGGCTGGATGACATGTCTAGCATTGTGCAGAAGGCACCCAACCTGAAGATCCTAAACCTTTCTGGAAATGAA TTGAAGTCTGAGCGGGAGTTGGACAAGATAAAGGGCCTGAAGCTAGAAGAGCTGTGGCTTGACGGAAACTCCCTGTGTGACACCTTCAGAGACCAGTCCACCTACATCAG CGCCATTCGTGAACGATTTCCCAAGTTATTACGCCTG GATGGCCATGAGCTACCCCCACCAATTGCCTTTGATATTGAACCCCCCACGACGTTACCGCCCTGTAAG GGAAGCTATTTTGGAACAGAAAACTTGAAGAGTCTGGTCCTGCACTTCCTTCAGCA GTACTATGCTATTTATGACTCTGGAGACCGGCAAGGGCTCCTAGATGCCTACCATGATGGGGCCTGTTGTTCCCTTAGCATTCCTTTCATTCCTCAAAACCCTGCCCG AAGCAACTTGGCCGAGTATTTCAAAGATAGCAGAAATGTGAAGAAGCTTAAAGACCCTA CCTTGCGGTTCCGGCTATTGAAGCACACGCGTCTCAATGTTGTCGCCTTCCTCAACGAATTGCCCAAAACGCAGCACGACGTCAATTCCTTCGTGGTAGACATAAGCGCCCAGACA AGCACACTGCTGTGTTTTTCTGTCAATGGGGTCTTCAAGGAAG TGGATGGAAAGTCTCGGGATTCTTTGCGAGCCTTCACCCGGACATTCATTGCTGTTCCTGCTACCAATTCAGG GCTGTGTATTGTAAACGACGAGCTATTTGTGCGGAATGCCAGTTCTGAAGAGATCCAAAGAGCCTTCGCTATGCCCGCACCCACGCCTTCCTCCAGCCCAGTGCCCACCCTCTCTCCAGAGCAGCAGGAAATGTTGCAGGCATTCTCTACCCAGTCTGGCATGAACCTCGAGTGGTCCCAGAA GTGCCTTCAGGACAACAACTGGGACTACACCAGATCTGCCCAGGCCTTCACCCATCTCAAG gCCAAGGGCGAGATCCCAGAAGTGGCATTCATGAAGTGA
- the NXF1 gene encoding nuclear RNA export factor 1 isoform X2, protein MADEGKSYSEHDDERVNFPQRRKKGRGPFRWKYGEGNRRSGRGGSSIRSSRLEEDDGDVAMSDAQDGPRVRYNPYTTRPNRRGDTWHDRDRIHVTVRRDRAPSERGGAGTSQDGTSKNWFKITIPYGKKYDKAWLLSMIQSKCSVPFTPIEFHYENTRAQFFVEDASTASALKAINYKILDRENRRISIIINSSAPPPTILNELKPEQVEQLKLIMSKRYDGSQQALDLKGLRSDPDLVAQNIDVVLNRRSCMAATLRIIEENIPELLSLNLSNNRLYRLDDMSSIVQKAPNLKILNLSGNELKSERELDKIKGLKLEELWLDGNSLCDTFRDQSTYISAIRERFPKLLRLDGHELPPPIAFDIEPPTTLPPCKGSYFGTENLKSLVLHFLQQYYAIYDSGDRQGLLDAYHDGACCSLSIPFIPQNPARSNLAEYFKDSRNVKKLKDPTLRFRLLKHTRLNVVAFLNELPKTQHDVNSFVVDISAQTSTLLCFSVNGVFKEVDGKSRDSLRAFTRTFIAVPATNSGLCIVNDELFVRNASSEEIQRAFAMPAPTPSSSPVPTLSPEQQEMLQAFSTQSGMNLEWSQKCLQDNNWDYTRSAQAFTHLKAKGEIPEVAFMK, encoded by the exons ATGGCGGACGAGGGGAAGTCGTACAGCG AGCACGATGATGAACGTGTTAATTTCCctcaaagaaggaagaaaggccGGGGTCCCTTCCGGTGGAAATATGGTGAAGGAAACCGTAGGTCTGGAAGAGGTGGTTCTAGTATTCGGTCTTCCCGCCTTGAGGAAGATGATGGAGATGTGGCAATGAGTGATGCCCAAGATGGTCCCCGAGTACGATA CAACCCCTATACCACCCGGCCTAACCGTCGGGGCGATACGTGGCATGATCGAGATCGCATTCATGTTACCGTGCGGAGAGACAGAGCTCCTTCAGAGAGAGGAGGAGCTGGCACCAGCCAGGATGGGACCTCAAAGAACTGGTTCAAAATTACA ATTCCTTATGGCAAAAAGTATGACAAAGCATGGCTCCTGAGCATGATTCAGAGCAAGTGCAGTGTGCCCTTCACCCCTATTGAG TTTCACTATGAGAATACACGGGCCCAGTTCTTTGTTGAGGATGCCAGCACTGCCTCTGCATTGAAAGCTATCAACTATAAGATTTTGGATCGGGAGAATCGAAGG ATATCTATCATCATCAACTCCTCTGCTCCGCCCCCGACTATACTGAATGAACTGAAGCCAGAGCAAGTAGAACAGCTAAAG CTGATCATGAGCAAACGATATGATGGCTCCCAACAAGCCCTTGACCTCAAGGGCCTTCGTTCAGACCCAG ATTTGGTGGCCCAGAACATTGATGTTGTCCTGAATCGAAGAAGCTGTATGGCAGCTACCCTGAGAATCATTGAAGAGAACATCCCTGAG CTATTGTCCTTGAACTTGAGCAACAACAGGCTATACAGGCTGGATGACATGTCTAGCATTGTGCAGAAGGCACCCAACCTGAAGATCCTAAACCTTTCTGGAAATGAA TTGAAGTCTGAGCGGGAGTTGGACAAGATAAAGGGCCTGAAGCTAGAAGAGCTGTGGCTTGACGGAAACTCCCTGTGTGACACCTTCAGAGACCAGTCCACCTACATCAG CGCCATTCGTGAACGATTTCCCAAGTTATTACGCCTG GATGGCCATGAGCTACCCCCACCAATTGCCTTTGATATTGAACCCCCCACGACGTTACCGCCCTGTAAG GGAAGCTATTTTGGAACAGAAAACTTGAAGAGTCTGGTCCTGCACTTCCTTCAGCA GTACTATGCTATTTATGACTCTGGAGACCGGCAAGGGCTCCTAGATGCCTACCATGATGGGGCCTGTTGTTCCCTTAGCATTCCTTTCATTCCTCAAAACCCTGCCCG AAGCAACTTGGCCGAGTATTTCAAAGATAGCAGAAATGTGAAGAAGCTTAAAGACCCTA CCTTGCGGTTCCGGCTATTGAAGCACACGCGTCTCAATGTTGTCGCCTTCCTCAACGAATTGCCCAAAACGCAGCACGACGTCAATTCCTTCGTGGTAGACATAAGCGCCCAGACA AGCACACTGCTGTGTTTTTCTGTCAATGGGGTCTTCAAGGAAG TGGATGGAAAGTCTCGGGATTCTTTGCGAGCCTTCACCCGGACATTCATTGCTGTTCCTGCTACCAATTCAGG GCTGTGTATTGTAAACGACGAGCTATTTGTGCGGAATGCCAGTTCTGAAGAGATCCAAAGAGCCTTCGCTATGCCCGCACCCACGCCTTCCTCCAGCCCAGTGCCCACCCTCTCTCCAGAGCAGCAGGAAATGTTGCAGGCATTCTCTACCCAGTCTGGCATGAACCTCGAGTGGTCCCAGAA GTGCCTTCAGGACAACAACTGGGACTACACCAGATCTGCCCAGGCCTTCACCCATCTCAAG gCCAAGGGCGAGATCCCAGAAGTGGCATTCATGAAGTGA
- the NXF1 gene encoding nuclear RNA export factor 1 isoform X1: MISAHRNLRLLGSSNSPASASHVAGTTEHDDERVNFPQRRKKGRGPFRWKYGEGNRRSGRGGSSIRSSRLEEDDGDVAMSDAQDGPRVRYNPYTTRPNRRGDTWHDRDRIHVTVRRDRAPSERGGAGTSQDGTSKNWFKITIPYGKKYDKAWLLSMIQSKCSVPFTPIEFHYENTRAQFFVEDASTASALKAINYKILDRENRRISIIINSSAPPPTILNELKPEQVEQLKLIMSKRYDGSQQALDLKGLRSDPDLVAQNIDVVLNRRSCMAATLRIIEENIPELLSLNLSNNRLYRLDDMSSIVQKAPNLKILNLSGNELKSERELDKIKGLKLEELWLDGNSLCDTFRDQSTYISAIRERFPKLLRLDGHELPPPIAFDIEPPTTLPPCKGSYFGTENLKSLVLHFLQQYYAIYDSGDRQGLLDAYHDGACCSLSIPFIPQNPARSNLAEYFKDSRNVKKLKDPTLRFRLLKHTRLNVVAFLNELPKTQHDVNSFVVDISAQTSTLLCFSVNGVFKEVDGKSRDSLRAFTRTFIAVPATNSGLCIVNDELFVRNASSEEIQRAFAMPAPTPSSSPVPTLSPEQQEMLQAFSTQSGMNLEWSQKCLQDNNWDYTRSAQAFTHLKAKGEIPEVAFMK; this comes from the exons atgatctcggctcaccgcaacctccgcctcctgggttcaagcaattctcctgcctcagcctcccatgtggctgggactacag AGCACGATGATGAACGTGTTAATTTCCctcaaagaaggaagaaaggccGGGGTCCCTTCCGGTGGAAATATGGTGAAGGAAACCGTAGGTCTGGAAGAGGTGGTTCTAGTATTCGGTCTTCCCGCCTTGAGGAAGATGATGGAGATGTGGCAATGAGTGATGCCCAAGATGGTCCCCGAGTACGATA CAACCCCTATACCACCCGGCCTAACCGTCGGGGCGATACGTGGCATGATCGAGATCGCATTCATGTTACCGTGCGGAGAGACAGAGCTCCTTCAGAGAGAGGAGGAGCTGGCACCAGCCAGGATGGGACCTCAAAGAACTGGTTCAAAATTACA ATTCCTTATGGCAAAAAGTATGACAAAGCATGGCTCCTGAGCATGATTCAGAGCAAGTGCAGTGTGCCCTTCACCCCTATTGAG TTTCACTATGAGAATACACGGGCCCAGTTCTTTGTTGAGGATGCCAGCACTGCCTCTGCATTGAAAGCTATCAACTATAAGATTTTGGATCGGGAGAATCGAAGG ATATCTATCATCATCAACTCCTCTGCTCCGCCCCCGACTATACTGAATGAACTGAAGCCAGAGCAAGTAGAACAGCTAAAG CTGATCATGAGCAAACGATATGATGGCTCCCAACAAGCCCTTGACCTCAAGGGCCTTCGTTCAGACCCAG ATTTGGTGGCCCAGAACATTGATGTTGTCCTGAATCGAAGAAGCTGTATGGCAGCTACCCTGAGAATCATTGAAGAGAACATCCCTGAG CTATTGTCCTTGAACTTGAGCAACAACAGGCTATACAGGCTGGATGACATGTCTAGCATTGTGCAGAAGGCACCCAACCTGAAGATCCTAAACCTTTCTGGAAATGAA TTGAAGTCTGAGCGGGAGTTGGACAAGATAAAGGGCCTGAAGCTAGAAGAGCTGTGGCTTGACGGAAACTCCCTGTGTGACACCTTCAGAGACCAGTCCACCTACATCAG CGCCATTCGTGAACGATTTCCCAAGTTATTACGCCTG GATGGCCATGAGCTACCCCCACCAATTGCCTTTGATATTGAACCCCCCACGACGTTACCGCCCTGTAAG GGAAGCTATTTTGGAACAGAAAACTTGAAGAGTCTGGTCCTGCACTTCCTTCAGCA GTACTATGCTATTTATGACTCTGGAGACCGGCAAGGGCTCCTAGATGCCTACCATGATGGGGCCTGTTGTTCCCTTAGCATTCCTTTCATTCCTCAAAACCCTGCCCG AAGCAACTTGGCCGAGTATTTCAAAGATAGCAGAAATGTGAAGAAGCTTAAAGACCCTA CCTTGCGGTTCCGGCTATTGAAGCACACGCGTCTCAATGTTGTCGCCTTCCTCAACGAATTGCCCAAAACGCAGCACGACGTCAATTCCTTCGTGGTAGACATAAGCGCCCAGACA AGCACACTGCTGTGTTTTTCTGTCAATGGGGTCTTCAAGGAAG TGGATGGAAAGTCTCGGGATTCTTTGCGAGCCTTCACCCGGACATTCATTGCTGTTCCTGCTACCAATTCAGG GCTGTGTATTGTAAACGACGAGCTATTTGTGCGGAATGCCAGTTCTGAAGAGATCCAAAGAGCCTTCGCTATGCCCGCACCCACGCCTTCCTCCAGCCCAGTGCCCACCCTCTCTCCAGAGCAGCAGGAAATGTTGCAGGCATTCTCTACCCAGTCTGGCATGAACCTCGAGTGGTCCCAGAA GTGCCTTCAGGACAACAACTGGGACTACACCAGATCTGCCCAGGCCTTCACCCATCTCAAG gCCAAGGGCGAGATCCCAGAAGTGGCATTCATGAAGTGA